Proteins co-encoded in one Flavobacteriaceae bacterium MAR_2009_75 genomic window:
- a CDS encoding signal transduction histidine kinase: MSNFSTMNYIQKITFRLKSNNHYLKNATSCLGIGIPVAFLIACLVCPLIFYGQNNYHFEHIGTKDGMSQSDVNSIYQDSYGFMWFGTHDGLNRYDGYTFTEYKPDQNSTGINSNLIFTMSGDQLGNLWIGTTGDGLFYYNQKKEDFTQFQHIKGNSKSLSNDYISQVYRDSKNRLWIATKNEINMLDLNRPLDSAEFKKFEFDYGQSTRSENANVINVIYENHKGEILLGGHFDLFQLSIDEEGNSYFKSIYREIGFQQASIRAMAEDRFNRLFIGTGDGLYMKQSETDSSFVKLNDGTFTTIATDNENHIWGGTDNGLQYFDNSSEFNPPKYLETFRYRPEDLNSLSKNVVTSLYIDKTGIIWIGTNGGGVNKFDPKRKKFRHIKRNLRANSLSYDKIRSIFEDSNGTLWVGTEGGGLNQAITSENKYESFKHFNELNKVFAMEEISRNGKKLLLHGGQNPPYLFRVDITDPKNTGKVQEVKGLNHSVFSILNDSQENLWIGTYSGGLHRWIKRADGSYERTNFKDNPDNPHSLSNNIIRNIYEDSNGHIWVATGDGLCRLSVRERYKENPKFEIFKNDKENQGTISHNYILALYESRKGDIWVGTFGGGLNKLRYDSENQPHFTSYTISEGLPNNVIKGILEDEQGHLWISTNKGLSRFDPEKEIFKNYDVTDGLQDSEFQELACLKRQDGEMIFGGVNGFNAFYPREIEDNATLPETVVTKLSIFNENISVGEEINGRVLLDKAISEVDQIILNYSENSFSFEFASLHFSAPNKNQFAYKLEGFDLDWVYTTSDKRFATYTNIEPGEYTLKVRSSNNDGVWDTTPYTLHLMVKPPIYRTSFAYAFYGLLLLLLFIGLWRFTIISSSKKHQLELEHLEKEKNDELQTLKLDFFTNISHEFKTPLTLIKAPLEYLLKENGAIEEATVKEQYQLMHKNTNYLLKLVDQLLDFRKINQGKMSLVVRNTDMISFIKEVAEPFQFLALKKNIKFEIKSDSKHLKTWFDHSALEKVLNNLLSNAFKFTPEHGKITIEVAAVEGGKELKVPFDERYVEIKVKDTGVGIPEDKKSIIFEKYYTENEHEKVNSKGVGIGLAFTKSLIELHLGHIEVKNRKGGGTCFKLALPMDKSIYEAAPDISCKEITDNDFLVRSSESESLAIDLNDELEDYHLAKIRSTSPILLVVDDNPDIIQFIKQVLSTTYTIFEAHNGQKGLEIAKKVLPNIIITDVVMPVMGGIEFCQTLKTTNVTSHIPVIMLTAKSSQESEIEGLSHGADAYLKKPFNVQVLELKIANILKNRDELRKRFKQDLTLQPTEVAVTSLDEQFLQQAVEVVEKHMMNTDFNVEMLVKEMGHSRSNLYLKFKELTGLSSSEFIRNIRLKRAIQLLDNSDYSVKEIMFRTGFNTASYFSKCFKKEFGVVPSEYVKKRKIIQD, encoded by the coding sequence ATGAGCAACTTTAGTACAATGAATTATATTCAAAAGATAACCTTTAGATTGAAGTCTAATAATCACTATTTGAAGAATGCTACCTCCTGTCTTGGAATTGGAATACCCGTTGCTTTTTTAATAGCTTGTCTTGTTTGTCCTCTAATCTTTTATGGACAAAACAATTATCATTTTGAACATATTGGTACTAAAGATGGCATGTCTCAAAGTGATGTAAATAGTATTTATCAAGATTCTTATGGCTTTATGTGGTTCGGTACCCATGACGGGCTCAATAGGTATGACGGTTACACCTTTACCGAATACAAACCAGACCAAAACAGTACGGGCATAAATAGTAATCTCATTTTTACCATGTCGGGTGATCAATTGGGTAATTTATGGATAGGCACTACGGGCGACGGACTTTTTTACTACAATCAAAAAAAGGAAGATTTCACACAATTTCAACATATAAAAGGTAATTCCAAAAGTCTATCAAATGACTACATATCACAAGTATACCGTGATAGTAAAAACAGACTTTGGATTGCTACTAAAAATGAAATCAACATGCTGGATCTAAACCGGCCCTTAGATTCCGCAGAATTCAAAAAATTTGAATTTGATTATGGTCAATCTACAAGGTCGGAAAATGCCAATGTGATCAACGTCATCTATGAGAATCATAAAGGGGAGATACTTTTAGGAGGTCATTTTGACTTATTTCAACTTTCAATTGATGAAGAAGGTAATTCATATTTCAAGTCAATCTATAGGGAAATAGGATTTCAACAAGCCTCGATTAGAGCTATGGCCGAAGATCGGTTTAATAGACTGTTTATTGGCACGGGAGATGGATTGTATATGAAGCAATCCGAGACAGATTCAAGTTTTGTAAAATTAAATGATGGAACTTTCACCACTATTGCCACAGATAACGAAAACCATATTTGGGGAGGTACGGATAACGGACTACAGTACTTTGATAATTCTTCTGAGTTCAATCCTCCCAAATATTTAGAAACTTTTCGATATAGGCCAGAAGACCTGAATAGTCTAAGTAAAAATGTAGTAACATCGTTATACATTGATAAAACTGGTATTATTTGGATTGGAACCAATGGGGGAGGAGTAAATAAGTTTGATCCTAAACGGAAAAAATTCAGACATATTAAAAGAAATCTACGTGCCAATAGTTTGAGTTATGACAAGATTAGATCGATTTTCGAGGATAGCAACGGAACACTTTGGGTTGGTACGGAAGGGGGCGGTCTCAATCAGGCGATAACCTCGGAAAATAAATATGAAAGCTTTAAACACTTTAATGAACTTAATAAGGTTTTTGCCATGGAAGAGATTTCCAGAAACGGCAAGAAACTTCTTCTGCATGGGGGGCAAAACCCACCTTACCTATTTAGAGTAGATATTACAGATCCTAAAAACACGGGCAAGGTTCAAGAGGTTAAAGGGTTGAACCACAGTGTTTTTAGTATTTTAAATGACTCTCAAGAAAATTTGTGGATTGGTACTTATTCAGGAGGACTTCACAGATGGATTAAGCGAGCGGACGGTAGTTATGAAAGAACCAATTTTAAAGATAATCCTGATAATCCTCATAGTTTATCCAATAATATAATCAGGAATATATATGAGGATAGTAATGGTCATATATGGGTTGCTACCGGTGACGGACTTTGCAGATTATCTGTTAGGGAGCGATACAAAGAAAATCCAAAATTTGAGATTTTTAAAAATGATAAAGAGAACCAAGGGACTATAAGCCATAATTATATTTTAGCACTTTATGAGAGTAGAAAGGGTGATATATGGGTCGGAACTTTTGGTGGCGGTCTCAATAAATTGAGATATGACAGTGAAAACCAACCGCATTTTACCTCGTATACTATTAGTGAAGGCTTGCCTAATAATGTGATAAAAGGAATATTGGAAGATGAACAAGGGCACTTATGGATATCTACGAACAAGGGGCTATCAAGATTTGATCCAGAAAAGGAAATTTTTAAAAACTATGATGTTACTGATGGCTTACAGGATAGTGAATTTCAAGAGTTAGCATGTCTAAAAAGACAGGATGGAGAAATGATTTTTGGAGGAGTAAACGGCTTTAATGCCTTTTACCCTAGGGAAATTGAGGACAATGCTACTCTTCCAGAAACGGTGGTTACTAAGCTCTCTATTTTTAATGAGAATATTTCGGTAGGTGAAGAAATTAACGGGAGGGTTCTTTTGGATAAGGCTATTTCCGAGGTCGATCAAATTATTTTAAACTATTCAGAGAATAGCTTTTCGTTTGAATTTGCTTCCTTACACTTTTCCGCACCCAACAAAAATCAATTTGCATATAAGTTAGAGGGTTTTGATCTAGATTGGGTTTATACCACTTCGGACAAAAGGTTTGCCACCTACACAAATATAGAACCAGGTGAATACACCTTAAAGGTTCGTTCCTCCAATAATGATGGGGTTTGGGATACAACGCCTTATACATTGCACTTAATGGTAAAACCACCCATTTATAGAACCAGTTTTGCCTACGCCTTTTATGGTCTGTTACTATTGCTTTTATTCATTGGTCTTTGGCGTTTCACCATTATTAGTTCTTCTAAAAAACATCAGTTAGAATTGGAGCATTTAGAAAAGGAGAAAAATGATGAACTACAAACCTTAAAGCTCGATTTTTTTACCAATATCTCCCATGAGTTCAAGACACCTCTTACGTTGATCAAGGCACCGTTGGAATATCTTTTGAAAGAAAATGGAGCCATTGAAGAAGCCACGGTAAAAGAACAATACCAACTAATGCATAAAAACACCAATTACCTTTTGAAGTTGGTAGATCAACTGCTCGATTTTAGGAAAATAAACCAAGGAAAAATGTCTTTAGTGGTAAGGAATACCGATATGATTTCTTTCATAAAGGAAGTTGCAGAGCCTTTTCAGTTCCTTGCATTGAAAAAGAACATAAAATTTGAGATAAAATCAGATTCAAAACATTTAAAAACATGGTTTGATCATAGTGCCTTAGAAAAAGTATTGAATAACTTACTTTCCAACGCATTTAAGTTTACTCCGGAACATGGGAAAATTACAATTGAAGTCGCTGCCGTTGAAGGGGGGAAAGAATTGAAAGTGCCTTTTGACGAAAGATATGTAGAGATTAAAGTAAAAGATACTGGTGTAGGTATTCCGGAGGATAAAAAATCTATAATTTTTGAAAAATACTATACCGAAAACGAACACGAGAAAGTAAACTCAAAAGGGGTAGGTATTGGTTTGGCGTTTACCAAAAGTTTGATTGAACTTCATTTAGGCCATATAGAGGTTAAAAATAGAAAAGGAGGAGGAACTTGTTTCAAATTGGCTTTGCCAATGGATAAAAGTATTTATGAGGCGGCCCCGGATATAAGTTGCAAAGAAATAACGGATAATGACTTCTTAGTTCGTTCTTCGGAATCTGAGTCTTTAGCAATTGATTTGAATGACGAGTTGGAAGATTATCATTTGGCAAAGATTAGGTCTACATCGCCCATACTCTTGGTTGTAGATGACAACCCAGACATTATTCAATTTATAAAGCAAGTCTTAAGTACTACATATACAATTTTTGAGGCCCATAACGGACAAAAAGGCCTTGAGATTGCCAAGAAAGTCTTACCTAATATTATCATAACAGACGTGGTTATGCCAGTTATGGGAGGAATTGAATTTTGTCAAACACTTAAAACTACGAATGTCACTAGCCACATTCCGGTAATTATGCTTACGGCAAAATCTTCTCAAGAAAGCGAAATAGAGGGGCTTTCCCATGGGGCCGATGCTTATCTGAAAAAGCCTTTTAACGTACAAGTATTGGAGCTTAAAATTGCCAATATCCTAAAAAACAGAGATGAACTGAGAAAAAGATTCAAACAAGATTTAACCCTTCAACCCACCGAAGTGGCAGTCACCAGTTTAGATGAACAATTCCTTCAGCAAGCTGTAGAAGTAGTAGAAAAACACATGATGAACACCGACTTTAATGTAGAAATGTTGGTAAAGGAAATGGGCCATAGCCGTAGCAATCTCTATTTAAAATTTAAAGAGTTAACAGGTCTGTCATCAAGTGAATTCATTAGAAACATTCGTTTAAAACGCGCAATTCAATTGCTTGACAACAGTGATTATTCCGTCAAGGAAATAATGTTTAGAACAGGCTTTAATACGGCATCCTATTTTTCTAAATGTTTTAAAAAAGAATTTGGGGTAGTACCGTCTGAATACGTAAAAAAGAGAAAGATAATACAAGACTAA
- a CDS encoding putative sulfatase codes for MKLKFATFVFVVFLLNACNSEKKAENQSTDQPPNIIFIMSDDHTTQGLGIYGSRLASLNPTPNLDMIANEGMIFENCFVSNSICTPSRAAVITGQNSQLNGVLDLDGKIEAARQYLPIEMKKMGYQTAIVGKWHLKEEPAAFDYYKVLPGQGSYFDPEFRERGEKPWPDNVVKTKGHSSDKITDITLEWLKKERDPNKPFFLMHHYKAPHDDFENAPRYEDYLADTFIPEPESLYEKGNNGSVATRGKNDSLTRIIGSSVSHRNLIRNQAMNIYVDSSIYKKYRDADGIRPEEYVKWTMDEDEKKHTSQVYQDYLKKYLRCVKGVDDNIKRLVDYLKKEDLLDNTIIVYTGDQGFMLGEHDFIDKRWMYDESMRMPFFVRYPKKIKAGSRTDAIINNTDFAPTLIEMAGGSAPDYMQGHSFKTILETGQEPEDWQKSTYYRYWMHLAHRHQNPAHFGVRTKDYKLIFFYGKYYVDTTDPDAEWDRNNWGNDFTNSTPVAWEFYDLKEDPKEMNNAYDDPEYADVIADLKEELIRLRKDLNETDKNYPHIQKVIDGHWDD; via the coding sequence ATGAAACTAAAATTTGCAACATTCGTTTTTGTTGTTTTTCTGTTGAATGCATGTAATTCAGAAAAGAAAGCAGAAAATCAATCTACCGATCAGCCGCCTAATATCATCTTTATAATGTCTGATGACCATACTACACAAGGTTTGGGTATTTATGGCAGTAGACTGGCGAGTTTAAATCCCACGCCCAATCTAGATATGATAGCGAATGAAGGAATGATTTTCGAAAATTGCTTTGTAAGTAATTCTATATGTACGCCAAGTAGGGCGGCCGTCATAACAGGACAAAATTCACAATTAAATGGTGTGCTCGACCTAGATGGCAAAATTGAAGCGGCAAGGCAGTATTTGCCGATAGAGATGAAAAAAATGGGTTACCAAACCGCTATTGTTGGTAAGTGGCATTTGAAAGAAGAGCCGGCTGCCTTCGATTATTATAAAGTGTTGCCCGGGCAAGGCAGTTATTTTGACCCAGAATTTCGTGAGCGGGGCGAAAAGCCTTGGCCAGATAATGTGGTGAAGACCAAAGGTCATTCTTCAGACAAGATTACCGATATCACCTTAGAATGGCTCAAGAAAGAAAGAGACCCCAACAAGCCTTTCTTTTTAATGCATCATTACAAAGCCCCGCATGACGATTTTGAAAATGCACCTAGGTACGAAGATTACTTGGCCGATACCTTTATTCCCGAGCCGGAAAGTTTATATGAAAAAGGCAACAATGGCTCTGTGGCCACTAGGGGCAAAAATGATAGCTTGACGAGAATAATAGGTTCTTCCGTTTCCCATAGGAACCTAATTAGAAACCAAGCCATGAATATTTATGTCGATAGCAGCATATATAAGAAATATAGAGATGCAGATGGTATAAGACCGGAGGAATACGTAAAATGGACGATGGATGAAGATGAAAAAAAACACACGAGCCAAGTATACCAAGATTACCTAAAAAAATACCTGCGATGTGTAAAAGGAGTCGATGATAACATAAAAAGACTAGTTGATTATCTTAAGAAAGAAGACCTTTTAGATAATACTATCATCGTTTATACAGGTGACCAAGGCTTTATGCTAGGGGAACATGATTTTATTGATAAAAGATGGATGTATGATGAAAGTATGCGTATGCCTTTCTTTGTCAGATATCCTAAGAAAATTAAGGCGGGTAGCCGTACGGACGCTATTATCAACAACACTGATTTTGCCCCGACCTTAATTGAAATGGCCGGAGGAAGTGCGCCCGACTACATGCAGGGGCATAGCTTCAAAACTATTTTAGAGACTGGTCAGGAGCCTGAAGACTGGCAAAAATCGACCTATTATCGCTATTGGATGCATTTGGCACACCGACATCAAAATCCGGCACATTTTGGTGTGCGAACCAAAGACTACAAACTCATCTTTTTTTACGGTAAGTATTATGTGGATACAACGGACCCTGACGCAGAATGGGATAGGAATAATTGGGGTAATGATTTTACCAATAGTACACCTGTAGCCTGGGAATTTTATGATCTTAAAGAAGATCCTAAAGAAATGAACAATGCTTACGACGACCCCGAGTATGCGGATGTAATTGCAGACCTTAAGGAAGAGCTGATTCGATTAAGGAAAGATTTAAATGAGACGGATAAAAACTATCCTCACATTCAGAAAGTAATTGATGGACATTGGGATGATTAG
- a CDS encoding isoquinoline 1-oxidoreductase beta subunit, whose amino-acid sequence MTKINTHIGRRAFIRNTSLASGGLVLGFSFLNSCKPEQAKEMAGTEMPNEWFEMNSYLKIGDNGMVTVITPNPEFGQNIRTSMPMLVAEELDVDWKNVVVEQAPYHAEKYGFQLTGGSTGIKARWIPLRMAGATAKQMLVAAAAQTWQVPVEEITTEGGILKHAATEKSAGYGEMASVAATLDVPVEVQLKEVKDFKLISRSHKNVDAKNIVTGVPMFGMDYQKDGMLIAMIVHPPAFGMTLESVDFESAKAMPGIKDVITIQSFKEGFQKHGFDTNAFPELVAIVGNSTWEVMQAKKKLNVEWKPITPNTEIVNGFFGQETRNTPAGLESTQGHKAQMEALSAIPGNIVRKDGNPEAAFKKATKILERSYSAPFLAHNSMEPINAFAHVEGNKVKIAAPIQIPSFIIPTLESSLGIPKENIEMEMPRMGGGFGRKGYAHFVVEAALISQKVNAPVKLIYSREDDMTTGIYRPAYHATYRAAFDENNNLTALHIKAGGIPESPLFANRFPAGAIDNYLAEEWSIDSNITVGAFRAPRSNFMAGAEQAFLDEVAEFMGKDAIQFRLDLLKRAREHPVGEENDYDAERYAGVLELVREKSAWNQNDESKHRGFAAYFCHNSYAAHVLDLKMENDKPVVEKVVCAIDCGIVVNPDAATNMAEGAITDGVGNAFFGELTFKDGVPQKNNFHQYQMIRMKEAPKEIDVHFVQNEIDPTGMGEPPFPPVFGAVANALYKATGQRHYSQPFITKKEVVG is encoded by the coding sequence ATGACAAAGATAAACACGCATATTGGACGTAGGGCTTTTATTAGGAATACAAGTTTGGCAAGTGGGGGATTGGTCCTTGGATTCAGTTTTTTAAATTCCTGTAAGCCTGAACAGGCAAAAGAGATGGCCGGTACAGAAATGCCCAACGAATGGTTCGAGATGAATTCGTATCTGAAAATTGGGGATAACGGGATGGTGACCGTCATCACACCAAATCCCGAATTCGGTCAGAATATTAGAACATCAATGCCCATGTTAGTGGCAGAAGAGTTGGATGTTGACTGGAAAAACGTGGTGGTAGAGCAGGCGCCCTATCATGCAGAAAAATATGGCTTTCAACTCACAGGGGGTAGTACGGGAATAAAAGCAAGATGGATACCGCTTCGAATGGCAGGTGCAACAGCAAAACAGATGTTGGTGGCCGCGGCTGCACAAACATGGCAGGTTCCCGTAGAAGAAATCACTACTGAAGGAGGAATTTTGAAACACGCAGCTACGGAAAAATCGGCCGGCTATGGCGAAATGGCTTCGGTTGCGGCAACACTTGACGTCCCTGTAGAAGTGCAATTGAAAGAAGTTAAAGACTTTAAGCTCATCAGCCGCTCCCATAAAAATGTTGATGCGAAAAACATTGTAACCGGGGTACCCATGTTTGGTATGGATTATCAAAAGGATGGCATGTTGATCGCTATGATCGTGCATCCGCCGGCCTTTGGAATGACTTTAGAATCCGTTGATTTTGAATCCGCTAAAGCCATGCCCGGCATTAAGGATGTAATAACCATCCAAAGTTTTAAGGAGGGATTTCAAAAACACGGGTTTGACACCAACGCTTTTCCTGAATTGGTGGCGATAGTAGGTAACTCTACTTGGGAAGTGATGCAGGCCAAAAAGAAATTAAATGTTGAATGGAAGCCTATTACTCCAAATACTGAAATTGTAAACGGTTTTTTTGGACAGGAAACAAGAAATACCCCTGCGGGACTGGAATCCACACAGGGCCACAAAGCACAGATGGAGGCACTTTCAGCGATACCGGGAAATATCGTCCGAAAGGATGGAAATCCGGAGGCTGCCTTCAAAAAAGCGACAAAAATTTTAGAGAGAAGCTATTCGGCCCCTTTTCTTGCCCACAATAGCATGGAGCCTATAAATGCTTTTGCGCATGTGGAAGGTAATAAAGTAAAAATTGCGGCACCCATCCAGATTCCATCCTTTATCATTCCTACGCTAGAAAGCAGTTTGGGAATACCGAAGGAAAATATTGAAATGGAAATGCCAAGAATGGGAGGTGGTTTTGGAAGAAAGGGCTATGCCCACTTTGTGGTGGAAGCGGCCTTAATTTCGCAAAAAGTAAATGCTCCCGTAAAGTTAATTTATAGCCGTGAAGATGACATGACGACCGGCATTTATCGTCCTGCTTACCACGCAACCTATCGCGCGGCTTTTGACGAAAATAATAATTTAACGGCGTTACATATAAAGGCGGGCGGTATACCAGAAAGCCCATTGTTCGCCAATCGTTTTCCGGCAGGGGCGATCGATAATTATTTGGCGGAAGAATGGTCCATTGATTCCAATATTACGGTTGGTGCTTTCCGCGCTCCCCGTTCCAATTTTATGGCCGGTGCCGAACAGGCATTTTTGGACGAAGTGGCAGAATTCATGGGCAAAGACGCTATTCAATTTCGATTGGACCTGCTAAAACGTGCCAGGGAGCATCCTGTTGGAGAAGAGAACGACTATGATGCCGAGCGGTACGCCGGTGTTTTGGAACTGGTGCGTGAAAAATCGGCCTGGAACCAAAATGATGAATCGAAACATCGTGGGTTTGCCGCCTATTTTTGTCATAACTCCTATGCAGCGCATGTGCTGGATCTAAAGATGGAGAATGACAAACCTGTGGTGGAAAAAGTAGTTTGTGCAATTGATTGTGGAATAGTGGTAAATCCCGATGCGGCCACAAACATGGCAGAAGGGGCGATAACCGATGGTGTCGGTAACGCTTTTTTTGGGGAATTGACGTTTAAAGATGGAGTTCCTCAGAAAAACAATTTCCACCAATATCAAATGATCCGGATGAAAGAAGCGCCAAAAGAAATCGACGTGCATTTTGTACAAAATGAAATCGACCCAACGGGTATGGGAGAACCTCCGTTTCCTCCTGTTTTCGGGGCGGTGGCCAATGCCCTATATAAAGCCACGGGGCAACGGCATTATAGTCAGCCATTTATAACGAAAAAGGAAGTAGTAGGATAA
- a CDS encoding arylsulfatase A-like enzyme, whose protein sequence is MTRPKFALSLLLAVFSMACKESKTTPEITEKQPNVILIVTDDQGYGDVGFHGNSIIKTPNLDALAAEATELTNFHVGTTCAPSRAGLLTGRNSNRNNAWHTIGGCSILNSEEETLADVFSQNGYRTSMIGKWHLGDNYPYRPQDRGFKESLYHGGGGVGQTPDFWNNNYYNDTYFRNGKPEKFEGYCTDVWFSEAMSYVDKQKEQPFFAYLALNAPHGPFNVPQEYLDLYSDAELTDRQKRFYGMITNLDENLGRLVKQLKSNGEWNNTIFIFTTDNGTAAGITGKKGRQTGHNAGLRGTKGSQYDGGHRVPFLISWPTKGITSSNIKSTNELVAHVDLLATLANLCGFNYTAKNPLDGKDVSSVLLGENDTDDRMLVVDTQRIQWPEKNRNSCVMQGEWRLVNGRELYNLADDFGQEKDIATDYPEKVKAMQDFYNVWWASTEGDMHYAKIPLTAPNEDAVLLTIHDIHSEQSIPWNQNLIREGKQSPDEGYYSVVVTEAGKYQFDLYRYPPESGHAMNATVEEIESKPNWSGLSEGIGIHAVEGQVKLDNASFKQEGTASDTHISVTGELEKGTYKLSAYYTTIEKNIIPANYINITKK, encoded by the coding sequence ATGACCAGACCTAAGTTCGCCCTTAGTTTACTATTAGCGGTGTTTTCAATGGCTTGTAAAGAGTCGAAAACAACACCGGAAATAACTGAAAAACAACCAAACGTTATTTTAATCGTTACAGATGACCAAGGCTATGGCGATGTCGGTTTTCATGGTAATTCCATTATAAAGACGCCCAATTTAGATGCTTTGGCAGCCGAGGCTACAGAGCTAACGAATTTCCATGTGGGTACAACCTGTGCACCCAGTAGGGCAGGGTTGTTAACGGGTAGAAATAGCAATAGAAACAATGCATGGCATACTATTGGCGGTTGTTCCATTTTAAATTCCGAAGAAGAAACCTTAGCCGATGTATTTAGTCAGAATGGTTATCGAACATCTATGATCGGCAAATGGCATTTGGGAGACAATTACCCTTATAGACCACAAGATAGAGGGTTTAAAGAGTCGCTTTACCATGGTGGTGGCGGTGTTGGTCAAACCCCCGATTTTTGGAACAACAATTACTACAATGATACGTACTTCAGAAACGGCAAACCTGAAAAATTTGAAGGCTATTGCACCGATGTTTGGTTTTCAGAAGCGATGTCTTATGTCGATAAGCAAAAGGAGCAACCTTTCTTTGCTTATTTGGCTTTGAACGCCCCTCACGGACCTTTTAACGTGCCCCAAGAATATTTAGATTTATATAGCGATGCTGAATTGACCGATAGACAGAAACGTTTTTATGGGATGATTACCAATTTAGATGAAAATTTGGGAAGACTCGTTAAACAATTGAAGTCAAACGGAGAATGGAATAACACCATTTTTATCTTCACTACGGATAATGGTACCGCTGCAGGAATTACAGGTAAGAAAGGAAGGCAAACTGGCCACAATGCTGGTTTAAGAGGAACGAAAGGCAGCCAGTATGATGGTGGTCACCGTGTTCCCTTCTTAATCTCTTGGCCCACGAAAGGTATTACGAGCTCCAATATTAAATCGACAAATGAATTGGTAGCCCATGTAGATTTATTGGCGACTTTGGCCAATTTATGTGGTTTCAACTATACGGCTAAGAATCCTTTGGATGGTAAAGATGTGTCTTCTGTATTATTGGGTGAAAATGATACCGATGACCGTATGTTAGTGGTGGACACTCAACGAATTCAATGGCCCGAAAAAAACCGTAACAGTTGTGTAATGCAAGGCGAATGGCGCTTGGTCAATGGCCGCGAACTGTATAATTTGGCTGATGACTTTGGGCAAGAAAAAGATATTGCCACTGACTATCCTGAGAAGGTGAAAGCAATGCAAGATTTTTATAACGTTTGGTGGGCAAGTACTGAAGGTGATATGCACTATGCGAAGATTCCTCTAACGGCGCCTAATGAAGATGCTGTGTTATTGACGATACACGATATACATTCTGAACAGTCCATTCCATGGAATCAAAATTTGATTCGTGAGGGAAAACAAAGTCCAGATGAAGGTTATTATTCGGTAGTGGTCACCGAAGCTGGTAAGTATCAATTCGATTTATATCGATACCCGCCAGAATCTGGTCATGCCATGAACGCCACAGTAGAAGAAATCGAGTCTAAGCCCAATTGGAGCGGCCTATCGGAAGGCATAGGAATTCATGCAGTAGAAGGGCAAGTGAAATTAGATAATGCAAGTTTTAAACAAGAGGGTACTGCGTCTGACACCCATATTTCGGTGACCGGAGAATTGGAAAAAGGCACCTACAAACTATCGGCTTATTACACCACAATAGAAAAGAACATAATTCCAGCTAATTATATAAACATAACCAAAAAATGA